From the genome of Balaenoptera ricei isolate mBalRic1 chromosome 13, mBalRic1.hap2, whole genome shotgun sequence:
CCAGTTTATGAGGTAGGAGCTTATGAAATTGTCATAATTTTTAAGCATGAGGAGTTTTAGTAATTCTGATTTGAAAGTGACTGGAAACTTGAGGTTGGATCTGTGGAAAGAAGCATGAACACAAGGCAGAACTCTAGAGGAAATGGGGGTGTCTGTGCGAGTGAAGGAGGTTTCTTTTCATCAGGGGCAGGTGGGCGGTAGGTGCTCAAGTTCCCTTGCAAAGTGTGTGACACCGCCATCCCATCAGCATCCCATCCTCTGTGATCCACCCAGCCATGGTGCGACTCGGCCTGCAGTACTCCCAGGGCCTGGTCAGTGGCTCCAATGCCCGGTGCATTGCCCTGCTTCATGCCTTGCAGCAGGTATGTCCCATCTTGTTACCTCTTATGATCCAGCCTCACTTTCCCCAACACTACCCCAGCTTTTCTCACCCAGAGTAATCTCTGGGGGGAAGAAGGAATGACTCTACCCTCAGAAGACTATTCTCAGAGAAGCTTACCCTATCCCCCTTTCAGAGACTTTTGTTAGGGCACATTTTGCTGATCAACTTGTGTACCCTACAGGTGATTCAGGACTACACCACACCTCCCAATGAAGAACTGTCAAGGGACTTAGTGAATAAACTAAAGCCCTACTTCAGGTAAGGATGACCACTGCAcatccactcccaccccaccttgCTCAGTCCTTTTCTTGGACCCTTTTTCTTGCTCTTCtatctctattttcatttttctgttttcttttcaaaaaaatgtttttaaatgtgaaagCTTTGTGAGCTGTGAAGAGTTGCACAGATGCAAGGTGTTGTTGTTGTAGCTTCCTGACTCAGTGCCGTCCCCTGTCCGCGAGCATGTACAACGCCATCAAGTTCCTTAACAAGGAGATCACGGGTGTGAGCAGCTCCAAGCGGGAAGAGGAGGTGATGAGTATGAGGAATGAGCAAGGCATGCACCTGGGGGATAGAGCTGGAAACATGTTCGGGACTCCCAGAGGGGCAACTCTCTGGTCTGCCTGGTCAAGGGTTAAGGAGGTGGTTGGTCTGTCTGACCTTGGCCCCCTTTAGGCCTGTCATTATATGCATATTCAAGCATCCAGCATGATAATCAAAGGGAAAGTTGTGTTCATTTCTTGTTCCATAAGTATCTTGCTCCATTTAGGCCAAGTCAGAACTTCGAGAAGCCATCGATCGATACGTGCGAGAGAAGATTGTGCTTGCAGCTGACGCAATCTCACGCTATGCTTATGAGAAGATCAGTAATGGAGATGTGATCCTGGTATATGGATGGTATGGGCCAGACGCTATGACAGAGAAAATTGGGGAGTGAAGTGATTTGAAGAAGGAACTGCCCCTTTGCCCTTTAGGAATGAGCTGACCATCAGTCAGTGACATTTATAACTGAATCCTCCTCTCCATTCACTCCAGCTCATCTCTGGTATCACGAATTCTTCAGGAGGCTTGGGCTAATGGCCGGCGGTTTCGGGTGGTAGTGGTGGACAGCCGGCCACGGCTGGAGGGAAAGCACACGCTACGTTCTCTGGTCCGTGCTGGGGTCCCTGCCTCCTACCTGCTGATTCCTGCAGCTTCCTATGTGCTCCCAGAGGTGAGGGCAGAGGAAAAGGACTCCAAAGTTGGAGTAAAAGGGTATAGTAGTATAGACATAGTCTGGTCTTCCCAACATTGCAATTGTCTAGAAATACTAGAATTATACAGCTGTGTTTATATTTAGTAGGAGAAGCATCTACAGCATGTTATACAGCATGTCTAGCTATTGCGAGAACCTTATATTAAACTAGTAGCCGCTGAGAGGGAACAGGGCAAAAGAGTTTAGTGTTCCTGTGGGTGGTGCGGTGAGTCAATGGTCAGGTGTTTTCCAAGAGCCTTTATTAAGATTTGTTACCCATTGCCTTAATATTGCTGTCCTCGGTAAGAGTTGGGAAACTTATTCTGCACTGGTCacacatgacattttttttcctcctctctacTCTCCAAAATAGGTTTCTAAGGTGCTGTTGGGAGCTCATGCACTCCTGGCCAATGGGTCTGTGATGTCACGGGTAGGGACAGCACAGCTGGCCCTGGTGGCACGGGCCCATAATGTGCCAGTGTTGGTCTGCTGTGAAACATACAAGTTTTGTGAGCGTGTGCAGACTGATGCCTTTGTCTCTAATGAGCTAGGTAAGGAGGcccaggagggcaggagagaaggTTCCAGGGACCTGAGAAGatttgggagggagaggggaggttgAAGtacaacttattttttatttttatttttttataaatttattttatttatttatttttggctgcgttgggtcttcgttgctgtgcgcgtgttttctctagttgcggcgagtgggggttactcttcattgcggtgcgcgggcttctcattgcggacacgggctctaggtgtgcggactccagtagttgtggctcatgggctctagagcgcaggcgcagtagttgtggcgcacgggcttagttgctccgcagcatgtgggatcttcccggaccagggctcgaacccgtgtcccctgcattggcaggtggattcttaaccactgtgccacaagggaagcccacagcttattttttaaaagtacgtAAAAGGGTACACCTCCCATTGCAGATGACCCTGACGATCTGCTGTGTGAGCGAGGAGAACGTGTGGCCCTGGCTGACTGGCAGAACCACTCGTCCCTACGGTTGTTGAATCTGGTCTATGATGTGACCCCCCCAGAACTGGTGGATCTGGTGATCACGGAGCTGGGCATGATCCCTTGCAGTTCTGTACCTGTTGTGCTGCGAGTCAAGAGTAGTGACCAGTGAGTGGGGGAACGCAGGGTCAATAAATGACATACTCCCTACACTTAGCAACTCTGCtgccttttatctcttttagCATCGCCACCGCTTAGGTTAGGAGTCCAGACTCTCCAGCCCCTCTTAGCACCTGCTACCAACCTCCATGCCAGTGCTTTGGGGCCAAAGTGAAGGTCAGTATGGAGACCAAAAACTATCCAAGTCAtcaaccatttattgagcatctatgtgCCATACACTGAGCTAGATATGAGGAAAAGTATAATAAGGACAAATAAGAGTCCTATCCTTAGTATTTTAGTGTTATTATTACATTAATATTTAAGTTAAACCAATATGttgatatttatattaaatagttACACATTAATATATTAGTATTTTGTATCTTTAgtattgagtgtttactgtgtgTCATAAACTGTTGTAGTCCCTTTCTTATCCATTTAGGAAGATTAATACCACTCTATGAAGTgtgattttatagatgagaaaactggggcacagagaggttaagttacttgcccaaggtaacaCTAACTAAACCGGCATGTGATCTCAGGCAttctggatctagagactgtgcCCGTAATTTTTATGCTATCTGCCATTAAGGAGTACTCATCATGATGGAGGAAGACAGATGATATCTACAGTATGAGATACATTCTACTAGTAGTATGAACAGAGTTCACTGGAAGCAACCCAGGATGTTGCCAGGAGATCTAGTGAGGTTGGAGAAGACTTCACAGGTAACATCTGACCTAGTCTTGAAGGATAAGAAGTTTCCCAGTTGGAAAAGAATGAGAACGCAGATCAACAGAGGAAATAACTTAAACAGACTACAGAATAGGCTTTAAAGTGACTGGCCAATTCCAAAGTGCCAAGTAGTGTGGTAAAGCTAGAACCGCGGCTTATGTGGACAATTAGTGATACAGCTGCTAACGTAGGTTGGATTGGGTCCAGGTTGTGAGAGTCTAACCATTGTGGTTAGCCTAAAAAAAATGTTAGAGtatccattttgtgtgtgtgtgtttgttttattgaaaaatttcAAGCAGCATAGAAGTACAGTGAACTATACAAAGAATCCCCATCACCAAATGTAGTAATTACCAAGATTTGCCACATACgctttttgtttccctttttttccttgctgAAGTTGTATTAGAGCAAATCCCAGTCATTATATCGTTTTACTCCTCCAAACGTCAGTATGTCTCTAAAAAATATGGAAGCTTACCACGTCATTACACTTATTAAACTCTTCCTTATTGTCCAATCCATAATCAAATTTCCTTGATTGTCTCAAAAGCAGGTTTTTACtgttgaatcaggatccaaacaaaTCCATATATTACATGTCGTTattttgtcttaaattttttgtAATCAAAAGCAGTCTCTCCAACCCCCCTTCTTTTCTCATGACATAGACTTGTGCCAGGAACCAGGTTGAGTATGTTTCATACTGCCTTGCCATCAGGTTGGTTGGTCCATTTTCAGTGATGAATGGGTCCAGGTGTTTTAAAGTTTCCCAACAAACTTTCATTTAGTGGTTTCATCCACTTTTATTGTTGCCTGAATTATTTCATTAGAGGATGCAacatggtaaatttttttttcctaattacatCATTCCATACGTACTAGCTGATAATCTTCTATAAAGAACTCCCTCTCATCAGTTACTATTCTGAATTACAATTCATACTGGAAGGCAAGataaatgtttaattctttccttttaattgcCAGTTTTCAGGATTGATCACTGGTTACTTCCAGTGGCATACAATGAGAAGTTGTTGAATTTTTGCCTTTCTCTGTATAAAGATCATGATGAATTCATGTTTTTTTACATATTGAGCATACCACTCAATCATCAAAATTAAGCAGAGGTTCAACAGGGTCAGCTCTGTGCTTTAGAAAGGTAGCTGGTAGAGATTAGAGGCAGGGAACcagatcaattaaaaaaagattgccTATCAATCAAAATCACAAATGCACCTAAACTTTGGTCCAGCAGTTCTGCTTCTAGGAACTTATGCTAGCCATGTAGTTGCACATTTGAAGTAGCTTAGAGttatttatagcagcattgtttataatagcagaAGACTGGAAACCACCTGGATATCCATTAATAATAACAAGGGCTAATCATACTACATTCATATAATTACTAAGCAATCATAACAGAATAAGGAAGGTTTTTATATAGAGAAATGGAATAGTCTCCAAGGTACACTCAAAAGAAGTAAGGTGCAGGACAGTGTGTGTAATTGCTGTTTGAATTAAAAAGGGGAAAGactccctggctggggaactagatcctacatgcgcagcatggccaaaaggttaaaaaaaaaagggggggtggagatatatatgtatttgcatgTGTATAAATACAGAAAGTATCTTGGACCTGTAACAAGAAAACTGCCTGGGTGGATGTGGTCTGGGAGGCTGGACACAGAGGTGAAAGGTACTCTTCACTTTATACCCtatgtatcttttgaattttcaGCCATGTGAATGTCTTATCCCCCAAATAAATACAACTATTAGTATAAAAAAGATTTTGCTTTAGTTGAAGTCAAAGATAGTCTAATCTGAGGCAACAGGAATGGAGAAGAGTCAGATTTGTTCATTACAGAAATAAatgcttgaaaaaaatttttaatagaaaaataaataaatgcttgaaGTTGTCAAGTTGAGAGCTGTCCATTGGACAAGCATTGTAGATACTCCGTATTAGAGGAACTGCAGCCTCGACTGCACCTGATTTTGCACTCTCACAAAGGAGTCAGTCCTAAGCCACGGCGCAGCCTTAGCTTGTCTTTAGGCCACTTAGGGCAAATGGGATGGGAGTCCCCTTGCTCCAGATTTTAAATCTTAGCTAGCTTCTCCCATGCTTTTCTTAAATGGTTTGTGTAACCAAGGGAATTTAATAGATGAGATTATCTGGTAAGAGAAAGATTGGTTTACCCCACCCTTTCCTGTTTGTTTATACATCCTGAACTCCACTATTCGTTGTATGGAGACCTGTGAGATTTACACAGCTTTAAATGCCTCAGGAAAGGGCGGAAGTTTGTTACATTCTTTCTCCACCAGCATCCTACCTCCCAGGGAGGGAGTGGGGCAAGGCCTACGACCAAGGGGAGGGTCCAAGCCCGAGGATCACTTGAGTAGAGCGTCCCCATGCCAGGCTTTTCTACTGCTCTTCCCTTTCACTGTGTTTCTGTCTCGGGTCCATCCTTGACTTCACTAGTGGCTGGATCTGCTGggggctgccctgagggggaagccGGAGTCGTCCCCCGAGGCAAGGATTCCTTTGTCTCCCAGTCTTCGGCTCGACGGCGGGGCTGCAGGTCAATACTCTCACATCAGCCCGGCCCTGCCCGCCACAGGCCGGTAGTCTCGACAGAAAGCCAGGATTCCGCGCTCGGGAGCGACACTCAGGCCTGGGCACCCGCACTCTCGATGCTCGAGTAGAAGCCGCGTGGGAACCGGCGGGGGCGCGACGACTGTCACCGCGCAGGCGTCAGTCTTCCCTTCGGGACACTGCAATTCCCATAAGGCCGTGCAGCGGCATCCCCTGCGCCGCTAAGGCCCGGGAGCTGCGCCCGCTGCGACAGGGCTCGGGGACGCTCGCCGCACTGCATTATGGAATACACAGTCTAATAGAAAACGTCCTGGGGCACAAACTCCCAACCAAGCCCACGTGTTTACCTTGTGCACTGGGGGGACGTCAATGAAGAGTAGCTACCAGATTTCGTCATAAAACGGCGACCAGACAGGCGGCGCCATCTTCGAACTTGGACTTCCGGAAGGACTTTGGTGAGGGTGAGTGTGCAACAGCGGGATGTGCGGGGCCCCACGATtactacccccccaccccacttctttTTCGGTAGCACTAAGATATTGGGAACCAACTCCGGCTCCGCTTTTCCGCCTCTGCACAGCATCGCGACCTCCAGCCCCTAAACTCCTCCGGAAACCGTCGTGGTCCCCACCTCCCTAACCCACGGTGGCAACCGTGCATCCCCCATCTCTGCTCTCCTCGGGTCTCGCCTTCTTTCCCCACGCGGTGTCCGTAACACCTCATCCTGTGTCCCGGCCGCGGCGCTGCCTACATTGCAACCCTCGGACTCTGCGAACCTACCGTAGTCCTCAGCCTTACGAAACTCAGGGCTCGCTTCCCGAACAGGCTAGTGGTGAAAGCTACCCCACGCCCAGGACTGAGAAAGGGCAGGCGGTCACCCCTAGAGTGGTAGCGGGTCGGTCTTCTCATTCTGCTGTGTTCCAGCCTCTTCCTCGGTGAGGCTCTTCTAACCCTGGGGGTTGTGCCCCGCGCGCTGCAACCTCATTGGCGCAGCCAGGGGCCAGTTATGTTTCCCAATCTAGTCCTTTTATCCCGCAGCAACTTGGCTTTCTGTTGGGGAAGGCAGAGGTGGTGACTTCAGCTTCACCCGTGGTAACTCACTTTGTTAGAGGGGTGCAGGGTATGGCCAAGCCTTATAGCCCCAGGGGCATATTGTTACACAAACCTGTCATTCCTGCGCCTTCGTCTCTTTTGGCCACCCCTTCTTATCAACTGTAGTATTGTTTTCttagtaattttctttaaattgatttaattttaaGATTTAAGTGCTTTAGTCTTGATCTAAACAATGTAGATGAAACCATAGGTTTCATGGACtagttatagttttttttttatatatacaagttaaaataaaaacacaattagTCAAATAAAATCGTTCATTTTTGTATCTCAGAAATCATCTTGCATACCACCAGTTGTACCATAGGAACACTTTGGGAAACAATGTATTAGACCAAACAGTGTGTGTAAAGTAATTCCATACTTGAGGAGCAGTGTTATCTAATCATTTTCCACATCTGGGGAGATCAGGCTGGCAGCCTTGGAGCAGCAGGGGAACCAGACAAGTTGGGGTGCAGATGCAAAGTCTTATAAACTCTGGTACACATTTACTCAACATCCCTTACTTGTGTCCAGAATTTGCATTGTGAAGTCAAAAATGGAAATTAACCACAATGCCATGCCTTCTATGAGAAGTGAATCCTTATAGAGATTTTTGTACCTTGAGAAGTTAGTTGTTCAATCAACAAAGGTTAATTATTGCGCTTACCACGTACCAGGTTCTGGATACAATAGTCAGATAGACAAGATCCCTATCTCTTGAAACTTTTAAGGAAGATAGATATGGAATAAGTAAATACCCGTATCTCTTATGATAAGAAAATTCCAGATGGACTaaagagctacatgtaaaatccaaaattagaaaaattattagaagaaaataaaagaagatactTTATATCCTGATATTATATCAGTAGGGTAGGAAATGCCTTTTTAAGACACaaacaggggaattccctggtggtccagtggttaggactctgcacttccacggcagggggcacgggttcgatccctggtcagggaactaagatccccgcatcatgcaacatggccaaaaaaagagacACAAACAGAAGCCATAAAGGAGAAGACTGAGAAATTTAACTCATAAAATTTAACTTCAGTTTGGCAAGAAACATGagcaaagtttttttaaaaggtagatacagagagaaaatatttgcaacataaatAACTGCACAGATCAATAAGGAATGATCAATTTGTCCTATAGAAATATGGGCAAATTATGTGTATTGGCAATTCATAAAAGACATAGATGtccaacatataaaaagaagttGCTAATCTCAATTATTATCAGGACAATGCAAATAAATACAGTAGGGAAGAATTGTTTCAACCATCAGACTGGCAAAAATCAAAGATTGACAAGGGGTGGTAAAAAGGGTATACCCATTTTTACAGTTAGTAAGAGTATAAATTGATTTTCACCTTGGTGACCTGTTTGGCAGTATCTGttaaattttgaaatgtgtaTACCCTTTAACCCAGTACAGTAATTCCACTTCAGATGAttattctagaaaaataatttctcattaATGAAGAGATCTATACTAGAATATTCATTGcaatattatttgtaataatattATAATCCAATTGTCCATTAAATGGGAAATATCCAAATAAACTATAATCCTATGGAACACCATATAGTAActaagaagaatgaaaaagatgTATGTGGGAAAATGATATGGAAAAATCTTTAAGACATGTAGAAATTCTCTTAACTGATTCCATTTAACTAGCTGCCTCTGTTAACTGACATTCTCCATTTCCTGTGTAAAGCATACAAGCTGATGCCCATGGCACAATGAATTCTCGAAGCCtgtaggtttttttcctataGGCCTGGTCACTAACTAGTTGAACTGAATGCTTGCCAAGAGTCATTGTATTGGCTCGAACATTTTTAATATCAGTTGATTTGTCACTATGTTTATATAATTGtgacatatttaaattttaaggaaatttGAGTATGTAAGAGTTACTGTTTCTATTAAAAGTAAGTTGAAACATGGCAGATATACAGgtgttttattgttattctttatattctacacttattttataagtattttgtATCAACTaaagattttataaaaacaattctgaaaaagaaaagaaagcaaactaaACTGAATACTTTGGAGAGACAAAAGTGGTGAGTTTGCAAACCAGCAAAAAAGCTTCCAAATAGGTGTAAGACAACTGTAAAAGACTGAGGAAATTTTGTAAACATCTGGAAGGTTACTGCACTTGAATTGCTTCTCAAGAAAAGAGAATGTTTCAAGAAACAAGTGGTAAGGAGCCTTGGTGCTGCTGAGAGGTCAAGTTAAACGAGACTGAGAAGAGTTTATTGGACTAATTGACACAACAGTTATTGATCACTTTAGCTTCAGTGATGAGTTGAGGGCAATATCCTAGTTAGGATGCAGCAGGGTAATTAAAACGTCAAGGGCAGACAACTCTTAAAGTTTGACTGTGAGGGGCAGGAGGATATTAGTTGGAGAACTGTGGGTTGAAGGATAGTTGTATTTGTGttaagatgaaaattaaaaaatagttaaatgttgtttattttttaaattttattttatttatttattttggcgaggcacatattttatttattttggcggggggtgggggggtggcaccatacagcatgcgggatcttagttcctccactagggattgaacccgtgccccctgcggaagcgcagagccctaaccactggaccactaggggaTTCCCGTTAAATTCTGTTTAGAAGGAGCCAATGGAAAGGAAAAGGATaaacatcttcagtttctttgggtggggcaggagggggcatGGGACTAGAACACAAGTGGAAAGTTTGGCTTTAGAAAGTGGATGAGGTGCTCAGAGGCAGGGAGTGTTAGGTTATCTGACAAgaaattgaagtatggtttttGATTGTTTCAGAAATCTGAGGCTAAATTATCTGCTGAGGACTAGGGGATCAGACATTGGAGGAGAGAGGGTATGGGAGCTGATTAGAGAGAACGTGTGATTGCAGTGCTCAGCTACCTTAGATGCTCCCGTGGAGAAGATGGGTGATTGGTTCATCCAGGCTTGAATTTTGCCGGGCCTatggaacaaaaagacaaaaagaaaggaagtttgTAATATCAACAAGAGTCTGATTAAAATAAAGGAGTCTAAACTACATGGTATGTGGCTGACATAGGGAGAAATTGGAGAGATCAGTGGATTAATTAATATGGTTAAAGAATAGATACAGTGATAGTAGTTGAGCAATCTAGCTGTAATGATGGGAGGTTGTGATCAGATATTGGGTGTCTTAGTGATTTTAGAGGTTAAAAGGTTTTATATGCTGACAAGTTTCAGGTGTGACAGTGGAGTGACTAGCAGTGATTTAGCTGAATGTTATGAGCTTGGAAGGAACAAGGTTTTTACAAGATGGGGAGGACTATTGGTCAAGAATTGACACTGGAGAGGAATTGAGAAAACACTGATCCTACTTTCTACCCTGGGGTAAGTGGGATGTGAGAGAATGAGCACCCTCCATTTGAGAGCCTGGAAAGCTAGAAATTTCATTTCCTGGAATTTTTCCATCCAAGATTCTGAATATGATTTAGGCCTTGCCAATCAAATGTGCTCTTGAAGAACTCAAATTTGGACTTGAGTTTAGAGAGGAGGCAGGCCAGAAGGCATGCATTTTGCTGTTGCAGGTTGTGGCAGTGGTACGGCTCTGGATCTGGGAGCCAGAGAAGAGTCTTCCTCAGTTGGTCACTTTCTGATTATTGCAGAGGCAGCTTGTTTACAGAGCCATCAGCTATGGCAGGGGCTTCTTCAGCCAGCTTCTGGCTCCCCACCATGGCAGAGGAGAAGCCATGTGGTTCTTGAACCAGCATCTGTAAACAACTTCTCAATTTGACAAGTACTTGTTCCTAAACGTTTTTTCCCCAACCCTTCCAGTGATCCTCTATGCAGGTCGTTTTCAAACTTGagtatgcatcagaatcacctgaaaggCTTGCTATAACATGAAGTGCTGGCCccatcccagagtttctgattcagtaggtctggggtaggacTGGAAGTTTGCACTTAACTGACTTCCAAGTGATGTGCCAGTTCTGGGACcaccctttgagaaccactgatgtgaACCATTTAATACCCTGTAATAAATCCCTTTTATTTATCATGTTTCTGTCAcccttgtgttgtttttttttcttttttctttgtgtgtgtgtgtttccattatttttaatgatcttttATTATGTGGTCTTTTAGAAAATTCCTTCCGTTTCTTAGCCCTATTGGGTATTTTGGAAGCAATATAGTATACTGTTTTTAGTTCTATTAAACATCTAAATGGTATtagtagggagttccctggtggcctagttgTTAGGATTCCAggttttcactgccgtggctggggttcaatccctggtctaggaactgAGATCCCGTAAGCCACACggtgccaccccccccccccaaaaaaatggtATTAGTAAAcctatatttttcaatttgtcaACCTTAGAAGCAAAATTAAGATACTTCTTCTTTTGCCCCAATCTACTACAATCAGAATATTGGTATTTTTACATTGTGGGgcattgaaatttttaatttatagtctGTTCTATACCTGTAGTTACCACAGTTAATGATGTGTCACTGGGTTAAATCCTTACTACCAGCCTTTTAATAACACAAGTTCTCCACTAGAAAGTTCTTTATATTGATTTATCTTTCATTGGCTAAATTAGGTCTTCAAGTGGATTTTTTTAGAAACTTGCATATTTAGAATGTCATCCCATTACCTTTACATGAATGACAGTTAAGTAAAGAATTctcttgatccttttaatgtttctttatcTTCTGACATCAAATGTTTCTGAGAACTCTGAGGCtgacctgatttttttctctttgtaggaGAAATTTAGTATCTTCACTTGTATTTCTTGGTCTTGATGAGTATTTACTGATTTTTGTCTCCCTTTTGCACCATAAGCCCTTTTGATCTATAGACTGAGATCTTCCTTTATGTTAGGAAAGTACGCAtttctagttttcatttcaggaaattttcttttgttaggtctttgaacatttttttttctgttcccatttttcttctctcttcttcaggAACATCAATTATTCATATGTTGGCTTCCCACTTTCTCTTTTCATCCGTATCATCTTCTCACTAATCACTTTTATCTCTTTACAACCTGTGGTTTTTTTCAAACATGTCTTTCATATCACTGATTGTCTTTTCAGTAGTACATATAGTTTCAGCATTTTGCTTCTCCtctggttttcatttctttgattttattcttttactcagTTTCTTTCCTTATGACTgccagctcatttttttttttttttttgccttgccattgttttatctcttctttcaTCTCTTAAATCTTGGATTCCACAGTCTCTTTGGCTTTTTTGAAAGAATAGAAGCTTTTGTTGGAAAATTTCTTGTTTTCTGGAGGCTTTCTTTGAAAGGgtacttttcacctttttcatttgtgtcctttttattctttccatAGTAACTATGCATAGGTCCCATTGGATCCTTTTTGCTTATTACTAATTTTGAATGGAGTAGTTCTCTCAGGGTTTGCTGTTTACCAGAGAACAATGTAGGTGGATTCTCATTGACCTCTATTTACCTTGATAGTGTTATATTATATCCCTAGCATATGATGTTATAATGTATCCTTAGCACCTGAGTTAAAGAGTTGGCTATTGTTATAGTTTATAATGATAGACTGTAGCTTCCTCAAGAGAGACAGTTGGAAACTTTAATTTGTATGATATTTCTTGTGGTATTTGTATTAGCACACTTTTCCACTGAGGCTGATGAGTTCTTTATCCTTAAGACATATATAGACCTATGGAGAGGTTCCTCCTGGGATCTGAgctatttcttcccttttgttaCAGACAAGTAGGTTTTTCTGGCCAAAAACTGGGCCCTTGCAGAGTTCTATGTTGCTCAGGTTTTTGGTTTGGTAGTCAGTGTGTTGTTTATCTCTGTCAGTTTACTTTGGTCCATGGTTGCACAGCTGGTTTCCTGGgtt
Proteins encoded in this window:
- the EIF2B4 gene encoding translation initiation factor eIF-2B subunit delta isoform X1; translated protein: MQTQQLAAPSTCPRKPSRSLSGSLCALFSDADSGSGMKAELVPRPGAGGREMTQEEKLQLRKEKKQQKKKRKEEKGAEPETGSAVSAAHCQAGPTKDLPGLDSQLGSAKEKVPAGRSKAELRAERRAKQEAERALKQARKGDQGGPPPQACPSTAGEMPSGVKRLPEHSQVDNPTLLRRLVKKPERQQVPTRKDYGSKVSLFSHLPQYSRQNSLTQFMSIPSSVIHPAMVRLGLQYSQGLVSGSNARCIALLHALQQVIQDYTTPPNEELSRDLVNKLKPYFSFLTQCRPLSASMYNAIKFLNKEITGVSSSKREEEAKSELREAIDRYVREKIVLAADAISRYAYEKISNGDVILVYGCSSLVSRILQEAWANGRRFRVVVVDSRPRLEGKHTLRSLVRAGVPASYLLIPAASYVLPEVSKVLLGAHALLANGSVMSRVGTAQLALVARAHNVPVLVCCETYKFCERVQTDAFVSNELDDPDDLLCERGERVALADWQNHSSLRLLNLVYDVTPPELVDLVITELGMIPCSSVPVVLRVKSSDQ
- the EIF2B4 gene encoding translation initiation factor eIF-2B subunit delta isoform X6; translated protein: MVRLGLQYSQGLVSGSNARCIALLHALQQVIQDYTTPPNEELSRDLVNKLKPYFSFLTQCRPLSASMYNAIKFLNKEITGVSSSKREEEAKSELREAIDRYVREKIVLAADAISRYAYEKISNGDVILVYGCSSLVSRILQEAWANGRRFRVVVVDSRPRLEGKHTLRSLVRAGVPASYLLIPAASYVLPEVSKVLLGAHALLANGSVMSRVGTAQLALVARAHNVPVLVCCETYKFCERVQTDAFVSNELDDPDDLLCERGERVALADWQNHSSLRLLNLVYDVTPPELVDLVITELGMIPCSSVPVVLRVKSSDQ